The Fulvivirga ligni genome window below encodes:
- a CDS encoding FecR family protein produces the protein MNFNRYQISDFLDNADFRAWVLTPNSELEAYWLEWIKDHPEAYSVIEQARKVLLDLEAERKEVSQKKREKLWKRIEETNQSTDNQKKDNGKVLPIHPRYVNPDLPKKKTVKRRALLINLGVAASLLIIGVFITGYFFGSTTKEMKEEILWVRKQNPKGQKSKIKLPDGSKVTLNAESELLYKEKFEGLTREVYLKGEAFFEVEKNTEKPFVVHSADILTTALGTSFNIKYIEDGSPLKVSLVTGKVKVEGPNGKDDKHIITPGEQLKFDLLKHTTHREMFNPTLVLAWKNNIISFQNADQEEVFSTLSRWYGVEFDFQNTSDKIREWRYSGQYKDESLERVLDGLSFTQGFSYTIEDKHVTINYKP, from the coding sequence GTGAATTTCAATCGTTACCAAATAAGCGATTTCCTTGACAATGCTGATTTTAGAGCCTGGGTGCTTACGCCCAACTCTGAATTAGAAGCATATTGGCTAGAGTGGATCAAAGACCACCCGGAAGCCTACTCTGTCATAGAGCAAGCCCGCAAAGTTCTGTTAGATCTTGAGGCTGAAAGGAAAGAGGTAAGCCAGAAAAAAAGAGAGAAGCTCTGGAAGCGGATTGAAGAAACCAATCAATCTACTGATAATCAAAAAAAAGATAACGGAAAGGTGCTTCCTATCCACCCCAGGTATGTAAATCCTGATCTTCCTAAAAAAAAGACCGTTAAGCGACGTGCCTTACTCATTAATTTAGGTGTAGCTGCTTCTTTATTAATAATAGGAGTTTTTATCACCGGCTATTTCTTTGGCTCAACGACTAAAGAGATGAAAGAAGAAATTCTTTGGGTAAGAAAGCAGAACCCTAAAGGCCAAAAGTCTAAGATAAAGCTGCCTGATGGTTCTAAAGTTACCTTAAATGCTGAGAGTGAGCTGCTTTACAAAGAGAAGTTTGAAGGACTAACCAGGGAAGTATACTTAAAAGGAGAGGCATTCTTTGAAGTAGAAAAGAATACGGAAAAGCCGTTTGTGGTTCATAGCGCAGATATATTAACCACGGCTTTAGGTACCTCATTTAATATAAAATACATCGAAGACGGATCACCTTTAAAAGTATCATTAGTTACTGGTAAGGTAAAAGTAGAAGGTCCTAATGGTAAAGATGATAAGCACATTATCACCCCGGGAGAGCAATTAAAATTTGATCTGTTAAAGCACACTACTCACCGGGAGATGTTCAATCCCACTTTGGTGCTGGCTTGGAAAAACAACATCATCAGCTTTCAAAATGCTGATCAGGAGGAGGTTTTTTCTACCCTTTCACGCTGGTATGGAGTAGAGTTCGACTTTCAAAATACTTCCGATAAAATCCGCGAATGGCGGTATTCGGGGCAGTATAAAGACGAAAGTCTGGAGCGCGTATTAGATGGCCTGAGTTTCACTCAAGGCTTCTCTTATACCATAGAAGATAAACACGTTACTATAAATTATAAACCCTAA
- a CDS encoding RNA polymerase sigma factor: MNLSIATNPTTEQLDIECHQLWIDVQSGNKLAFRHLYDLYLDDLFSYGRRITSDESVIEDCIHDVFTDIWKYKNNIQIKSSLKFYLFKSLQRKVIHVLKASRKYPTSDINEVYLEGVPSYEEDLISEQTEKERKKKFSNSLQHLTKRQREIIKLRYQDNFSNEEISDIMNLSIESTYNLISKAIGKLKKVLR, from the coding sequence ATGAATCTCTCAATCGCAACTAACCCTACTACCGAGCAGCTTGATATAGAATGCCATCAATTATGGATTGATGTGCAATCTGGAAACAAGCTGGCATTTAGACATTTATATGATCTATACCTCGATGATCTATTTTCTTATGGCAGAAGAATAACTTCTGATGAATCAGTTATTGAAGACTGTATTCATGATGTATTTACTGACATATGGAAGTATAAAAACAACATTCAAATTAAGTCTTCTCTGAAATTCTACCTATTTAAATCTTTGCAGAGAAAGGTGATACATGTGCTTAAGGCATCTCGTAAATACCCGACGTCAGACATTAATGAAGTATATCTGGAAGGTGTACCTTCTTATGAAGAAGATTTAATTTCTGAACAAACAGAAAAAGAGCGTAAAAAGAAATTCAGTAACTCATTACAGCACCTTACCAAAAGACAGAGAGAGATAATAAAACTTAGGTATCAGGATAATTTCAGTAATGAGGAAATCTCTGATATCATGAATTTGAGCATTGAATCTACCTATAATCTCATTTCCAAAGCCATAGGAAAACTGAAGAAAGTACTACGTTAA
- a CDS encoding glycoside hydrolase family 2 protein produces MKRLLAVAACFVMITAQAQWKPAGDKIKTEWAEKVDPNNVLGEYPRPIMERSDWKNLNGLWDYAIKPKGEKPAGFDGKILVPFAVESSLSGVQKTVGEQNELWYKRTFEVPSSWKRNHVLLHFGAVDWKTEIWVNDIKVGEHTGGYTPFSFDITPFINKSGSQKLMVKVWDPSDRGHQPRGKQVKNPEGIWYTPVTGIWQTVWLEPVPEHYITNLKTTPNIDNNSVSIKVETNDEQYADIAEVIVKADGKVVTTAKAAANQAVEISIADAKLWTPDSPFLYDIEVKLVQNGKALDNVKSYFAMRKISQKRDEHGIVRLQLNNKDVFQFGPLDQGWWPDGLYTAPTDEALVYDIKKTKDFGFNMIRKHVKVEPARWYTHCDKLGILVWQDMPSGERFQRWDNHHYFQGEELQRSAESEATYRKEWKEIMDYLYSYPSIVVWVPFNEAWGQFKTKEIVEWTKEYDPSRLVNPASGGNHFQTGDMLDLHNYPGPDMYLYDGMRSTVLGEYGGIGLALEGHLWVPDKNWGYVQFKNSKAVTDEYVKYAEKLAELAKRGFSAAVYTQTTDVEVEVNGLLTYDRKVIKVDEDRVREANEKVIQSIED; encoded by the coding sequence ATGAAAAGACTACTAGCTGTAGCGGCCTGTTTTGTAATGATAACAGCACAGGCTCAATGGAAGCCGGCTGGCGATAAAATAAAAACTGAATGGGCTGAGAAAGTAGACCCGAATAATGTACTTGGCGAATACCCAAGACCGATCATGGAAAGATCTGACTGGAAAAACCTTAACGGCCTATGGGATTATGCCATAAAGCCAAAAGGTGAAAAACCAGCAGGATTTGATGGAAAAATATTAGTGCCATTTGCAGTGGAGTCTAGCCTTTCTGGCGTGCAAAAGACTGTAGGCGAGCAAAATGAGCTTTGGTATAAAAGAACTTTCGAAGTGCCTAGCAGCTGGAAGAGAAATCATGTGCTACTTCATTTTGGAGCGGTAGATTGGAAAACAGAAATTTGGGTTAATGATATCAAAGTAGGTGAGCACACAGGTGGATACACGCCTTTCTCTTTCGATATTACTCCATTTATTAACAAATCTGGCAGCCAGAAGCTGATGGTGAAAGTTTGGGATCCTTCAGACAGAGGTCATCAGCCAAGAGGTAAGCAGGTGAAAAATCCGGAAGGAATCTGGTATACTCCGGTAACTGGTATCTGGCAAACAGTATGGTTAGAGCCTGTGCCTGAGCACTATATCACTAACTTAAAAACTACTCCAAACATCGATAACAACAGTGTTTCTATTAAGGTAGAAACCAATGATGAGCAATATGCTGACATTGCTGAGGTGATTGTTAAGGCTGATGGTAAGGTAGTAACTACTGCGAAAGCTGCTGCAAATCAGGCAGTAGAAATCTCTATAGCTGATGCAAAATTATGGACTCCGGATTCACCCTTCTTATATGATATAGAAGTGAAGTTGGTACAAAATGGCAAAGCACTGGATAATGTGAAAAGCTATTTTGCTATGAGAAAAATATCTCAGAAAAGAGATGAGCACGGCATAGTGCGTTTGCAACTGAATAACAAGGACGTATTCCAGTTTGGTCCTTTAGATCAGGGCTGGTGGCCTGATGGATTATACACTGCTCCTACTGATGAAGCTTTGGTATATGACATCAAAAAAACCAAAGACTTTGGTTTCAACATGATCAGAAAGCACGTAAAAGTAGAGCCAGCAAGATGGTATACGCATTGTGATAAGCTTGGAATATTAGTATGGCAAGATATGCCTAGCGGCGAGAGATTCCAAAGATGGGATAACCACCATTACTTCCAGGGCGAAGAACTACAGAGATCAGCTGAATCAGAAGCTACTTATAGAAAAGAGTGGAAAGAAATTATGGATTATCTCTACTCATATCCAAGTATAGTAGTTTGGGTGCCTTTCAACGAGGCATGGGGACAGTTTAAAACTAAAGAAATTGTAGAGTGGACTAAGGAGTACGATCCATCAAGACTAGTGAACCCTGCTAGTGGTGGTAATCACTTCCAAACAGGAGATATGCTGGATCTTCACAATTACCCGGGACCAGATATGTACTTATATGATGGTATGAGATCTACCGTACTTGGAGAGTATGGAGGTATAGGCCTGGCGCTTGAAGGTCATCTATGGGTGCCTGATAAGAACTGGGGATATGTACAGTTTAAAAACTCTAAAGCAGTAACTGATGAATATGTAAAATATGCTGAGAAATTAGCAGAACTAGCTAAAAGAGGATTTTCAGCAGCTGTTTATACACAAACCACTGATGTAGAGGTGGAGGTAAATGGCCTTTTAACTTACGATAGAAAGGTGATTAAAGTGGACGAAGACAGAGTACGTGAGGCCAATGAAAAAGTGATACAAAGCATTGAAGACTAA